The Erigeron canadensis isolate Cc75 chromosome 4, C_canadensis_v1, whole genome shotgun sequence genome window below encodes:
- the LOC122597677 gene encoding uncharacterized protein LOC122597677 has translation MSDTKKEEEFKVTLVCSDGVSIDAKSFAKESPTVRDAYEYHFKKLELEGQSDIIYKAREYCEGRAKIRNVPASSDDTMVLQKLDAFNSEFLKRNKTDAIHLIIAACYLDIQSLMELLMEEVVDMLTKMTADEIYGIFHVNLRKYNYYKFEAMVYCLYDIGKVFD, from the exons ATGTCAGATACTAAGAAGGAGGAGGAGTTTAAGGTGACGCTTGTTTGTTCGGACGGGGTGTCCATCGATGCCAAGTCCTTCGCCAAGGAGTCTCCAACTGTACGTGACGCTTACGAGTATCATTTCAAAAAGTTGGAACTCGAAGGCCAAAGCGACATCATTTATAAGGCTCGTGAATATTGCGAGGGACGTGCAAAGATCAGGAACGTTCCTGCCAGTAGTGATGATACTATGGTCCTACAGAAGTTGGATGCTTTCAATTCCGAATTTCTCAAACGCAATAAGACCGATGCTATTCATCTTATCATT GCTGCTTGTTATTTAGACATACAAAGCCTCATGGAGCTGCTGATGGAAGAGGTTGTTGACATGCTCACCAAGATGACCGCTGATGAGATTTACGGCATATTCCACGTCAATTTGAGAAAGTATAATTACTATAAATTTGAAGCCATGGTATATTGCCTCTATGATATCGGGAAGGTTTTTGATTGA
- the LOC122597679 gene encoding uncharacterized protein LOC122597679 — protein sequence MGEDNDDDEDNNNEDDEDVQHDDEIDTMGVGSSDETPYTSDDTIDDYSVDGDVSGDEEEEGAHAQGPLEHQQLLNLVDDNEDSLMPFNEVQEDVVFWSRERNVIEKGMFFQSKAELVHAVRLWNIRENRELIVMDTRPTFWKAQCMTRGKNYRGVPDRVPCRWVVVGTSRNKLGMFQITKWVKSHNCYGEVISNNNRCMKASMIASEILPNVREELTYKVRQIQAQVKATFNVDVSYAKAYVAELQRSNPDTAVEWLHSPTSSSHIQEFKFVFWAFGPAIRAFQRCIPVIFVDGTHLKGNYKGKLLTVVTKNANGQLLPVAFALVDEESNESWGWFLTLFQQHVASQRVGDLCIISDRHQGILNAVSQIEGWHHRYCLRHVCSNVNSHFKNRKIKNLAWVIGSTSQSSKYTWVVREIKGEDDDVWPYLRNIGLDKWTLRHDSGLRRWGNLTTNIAKCQNNILGKARMLPIRALIETTFTWTRDHFVNQYRRANSWNPPLTPKMWQVYQMRERASTGHRVEVFSERSGVYTVITNQRNAQGENTCNVVMAANRKKMLLWSLAASKVDWQIQGDPAKLVTHRGRRRTRRYRDEMNESSTSRSSTSRQQAGCGVCGQLGHNRKTCPEL from the exons ATGGGTGAAG acaatgacgatgatgaagacaaCAACAATGAAGACGATGAAGATGTTCAAcatgatgatgaaattgataCAATGGGTGTTGGCTCAAGTGACGAGACACCTTATACAAGTGATGATACCATCGACGACTATAGCGTTGATGGGGATGTATCTGGagacgaagaagaagaaggagccCATGCACAAGGTCCTTTGGAGCATCAACAACTTCTTAATCtcgtcgatgataatgaagattCTCTAATGCCATTCAATGAAGTTCAAGAAGATGTGGTCTTTTGGTCGAGAGAAAGAAATGTGATAGAAAAAGGAATGTTTTTTCAAAGCAAGGCGGAACTTGTACACGCTGTTAGGCTTTGGAACATAAGAGAAAATAGAGAACTTATTGTTATGGATACAAGGCCAACGTTTTGGAAAGCACAGTGCATGACAAGGGGCAAGAATTATCGTGGTGTTCCGGACCGGGTCCCGTGTAGGTGGGTTGTAGTTGGAACAAGCAGAAACAAGTTAGGCATGTTTCAGATCACAAAGTGGGTGAAGAGTCACAATTGCTATGGAGAAGTGATATCTAACAACAACCGATGTATGAAAGCAAGTATGATTGCTTCTGAAATTTTGCCTAACGTGCGGGAAGAATTAACTTATAAAGTCAGACAGATCCAGGCGCAAGTAAAAGCAACTTTCAATGTGGATGTGAGCTATGCCAAGGC GTATGTTGCCGAATTACAACGTTCTAACCCTGACACCGCTGTGGAATGGCTCCATTCGCCAACTAGTTCAAGCCACATACAAGAATTCAAGTTTGTATTTTGGGCTTTTGGACCGGCGATTAGGGCATTCCAACGTTGTATTCCAGTGATCTTTGTCGATGGCACTCATTTGAAAGGCAACTACAAGGGTAAGTTGCTAACTGTAGTGACGAAGAACGCCAATGGACAACTATTGCCGGTCGCTTTTGCCTTGGTTGATGAAGAGTCTAATGAAAGTTGGGGATGGTTTCTAACTCTCTTTCAACAGCATGTCGCATCGCAGCGGGTGGGTGATTTGTGTATCATTTCAGACCGTCACCAAGGCATACTTAATGCAGTGAGCCAAATTGAGGGGTGGCATCATCGGTATTGTTTGAGGCACGTTTGTAGCAATGTGAACTCACACTTCAAGAACAGGAAAATCAAGAATTTGGCTTGGGTTATCGGTTCCACATCCCAATCATCCAAGTATACTTGGGTGGTGAGGGAAATCAAGggtgaagatgatgatgtttgGCCGTATCTGAGAAATATTGGTCTAGATAAGTGGACTCTAAGGCACGACTCGGGGCTTCGCCGTTGGGGTAACTTAACGACAAACATTGCCAAGTGCCAAAACAACATCCTTGGTAAGGCTCGAATGCTACCCATTAGAGCTTTAATTGAGACCACATTTACCTGGACAAGAGACCATTTTGTCAACCAATACCGGAGGGCCAACAGTTGGAACCCACCACTAACTCCCAAAATGTGGCAGGTTTATCAGATGCGTGAAAGAGCCTCAACAGGCCATAGGGTGGAAGTGTTTTCTGAGCGATCGGGAGTTTACACGGTCATAACAAACCAAAGAAATGCACAAGGCGAGAACACATGCAACGTTGTCATGGCGGCGAATAGGAAAAAAATGCTCTTGTGGAGCTTGGCGGCATCAAAG GTAGATTGGCAGATACAGGGAGACCCGGCAAAACTGGTCACGCATAGGGGTAGGAGACGCACCAGACGTTACCGGGACGAGATGAATGAGAGTTCTACCAGCAGATCTTCAACCTCAAGACAACAAGCTGGATGTGGCGTTTGCGGTCAATTGGGCCATAACAGGAAGACATGCCCTGAACTTTGA
- the LOC122598685 gene encoding LOB domain-containing protein 22-like — protein sequence MTPQKSKPTNQACAACRYQRRKCTPDCLFRPYFPPNHQQQFQNVHKLFGVSNITKIIKNLDDDDRHKDNAMKSLIYQADARAQYPVEGCCKIIRQLHHHYETASAELQFVLRELALCRTFGVQKYNKQFDNITSSFFDNNASFDCDLVDFDEVGCDDVLVQNDVTKYESSEENVYDEENEKDVMKVENAYYNEEEEEEYDDDDDDVNLDTFQDGKAI from the exons ATGACCCCCCAAAAATCCAAACCCACAAACCAGGCCTGTGCGGCATGTCGATACCAACGTCGAAAATGCACCCCAGACTGCCTTTTCAGACCTTATTTCCCTCCCAACCACCAACAGCAATTCCAAAACGTACACAAATTATTTGGTGTAAGCAACATTACCAAGATTATCAAgaatcttgatgatgatgatcgcCACAAAGATAACGCAATGAAGAGCCTTATTTACCAAGCCGATGCCCGTGCTCAATACCCGGTTGAGGGATGTTGCAAGATCATCCGTCAACTTCATCACCACTATGAAACTGCTTCTGCTGAGCTTCAATTTGTTTTGAGGGAACTGGCATTATGTCGAACATTTGGTGTGCAGAAATACAACAAGCAGTTTGATAATATTACTAGTAGTTTTTTTGATAATAATGCGAGTTTTGATTGTGATctggttgattttgatgaggttGGTTGTGATGATGTTTTGGTGCAAAATGATGTTACCAAATATGAATCaag TGAGGAGAATGTatatgatgaagaaaatgaaaaggatgTGATGAAAGTGGAAAATGCGTACTacaatgaagaagaagaagaagagtatgatgatgatgatgatgatgttaattTGGATACATTTCAAGATGGTAAAGCAATTTAG